In the genome of Globicephala melas chromosome 7, mGloMel1.2, whole genome shotgun sequence, one region contains:
- the NMUR1 gene encoding neuromedin-U receptor 1, producing the protein MRTPTNYYLFSLAVSDLLVLLLGLPLELYEMWRNYPFLLGPGGCYFRTLLFETVCLASVLNVTALSIGRYVAVVHPLHVRSVVTHAHVRRVLGAIWGLALLCSLPNTSLHGIRQLDVPCRGTVPDSAVCTLVHQRALYNLVVQVTALLFFCLPMATISVLYLLIGLRLRRDRLLIRRQEAKGRARTSNGRRLQLLQDRGRTQVTKMLFVLVVVFGICWAPFHIDRLMWSLVSHWTEGLHLAFQYVHVVSGVFFYFSSAANPVLYSLMSSRFQDTFREALCLGNRCRRHRSRRSSHSLSRVTTGSTLYDMGSPCSRAQPLAENDGPEGWQETDPSREEPQAASP; encoded by the exons ATGCGCACGCCCACCAACTACTACCTCTTCAGCCTGGCCGTGTCGGACCTGCTGGTGCTGCTTCTAGGTCTGCCCCTGGAGCTCTACGAGATGTGGCGCAACTACCCTTTCCTGCTGGGCCCCGGTGGCTGCTACTTCCGCACGCTGCTCTTCGAGACTGTCTGCCTGGCCTCGGTGCTCAACGTCACTGCCCTGAGCATAGGGCGCTACGTGGCCGTGGTGCACCCACTGCACGTCAGATCCGTAGTGACTCATGCCCACGTGCGCCGCGTGCTCGGGGCCATCTGGGGCCTCGCCCTGCTCTGCTCTCTGCCCAACACCAGCCTGCACGGCATTCGGCAGCTGGACGTGCCCTGCCGGGGCACGGTGCCCGACTCGGCCGTGTGCACCTTGGTCCACCAGAGAGCCCTCTACAACCTGGTCGTGCAGGTCACCGCGCTGCTCTTCTTCTGCCTGCCCATGGCCACCATCAGCGTGCTCTACCTGCTCATCGGGCTGCGGCTGCGGCGTGACCGGCTGCTGATCCGCAGGCAGGAGGCCAAGGGCAGGGCCAGGACTAGCAACGGCCGCAGGCTCCAGCTGCTGCAGGATAGGGGTCGGACACAGGTGACCAAGATGTTGT TTGTCCTGGTCGTGGTGTTTGGGATCTGCTGGGCCCCGTTCCACATCGACCGCCTCATGTGGAGCCTCGTGTCCCACTGGACCGAGGGCCTGCACCTGGCCTTCCAGTACGTGCACGTCGTCTCCGGCGTCTTCTTCTACTTTAGCTCGGCCGCCaaccctgtgctctacagcctcaTGTCCAGCCGCTTCCAGGACACCTTCCGGGAGGCCCTGTGCCTGGGGAACCGGTGCCGCCGCCACAGATCCCGCCGCAGCTCTCACAGCCTCAGCAGGGTGACCACGGGCAGCACCCTGTATGACATGGGCTCCCCCTGCAGCAGGGCCCAGCCCCTGGCTGAGAATGATGGCCCAGAGGGGTGGCAAGAGACGGACCCCTCCCGAGAGGAGCCTCAGGCAGCTTCACCCTGA